In Parasegetibacter sp. NRK P23, the genomic stretch TATGGCTGGCGCCACGGCGTTCTTCACCACCTTCGCCCTTCCTCCCATCCTGATCATCATCATCCAGTTACTCGGATCCATCTTCGGAAAAAAGTCTATTGGCGGACAGCTTTTCCGGCAACTCGACCAGATGCTGGGGCAGGAAAGCGCCTTGCAAATACTGGAAACCCTGCGCGCATTCAGGAGCCTGGCGGAAAACCCTTTCATCACCATCGGGGGATTTATATTCCTTCTATTCGTGGCCACCACCCTCTTCAGGGTCATAAAAAACTCCATCAACCAGATCTGGAAGGTAAAAGTCGGGAAGAAGAAAGTATTACAAACACTGACCTCCAGGCTGAAGTCGGTAGGCGTGATCGTGTCCGCCGGACTACTGCTGTTCATCGGTGTGATCGCTGAGGCCGCGAATGTTTTTTTGGCCGGTTACCTGGAAAAACTGCTTCCGCAGATGGCGGTATATTTCAACAGTGTACTCAGCTATTTCATTTCCATTATCATCGTTACCGTATGGTTCGTACTGGTGTTCCATTTTTTGCCGGATGGACGGGCACCGCTTCGCACCACCATTGTGGGTGGCATTGTTACCAGCATCGCGTTCAATATCGGCAAACTGATCCTCCGCTGGTTGCTGAACTACAGTAACATCAGCACCATCTTTGGTACATCATCCGCTATTGTGCTCATTCTATTGTTCGTATTTTATACCGCGCTGATCTTCTATTTCGGCGCAGCCTTCACCAAAATATGGGGAGAATTCAGCGGCAGACCGGTGAAACCACTTCCTCACGCCGTAAAATACAGGCTTACAGAAACAGACATTAACACAAATTAAACAGCCGCGGCTTATGGAGAAATAGCGTTCCTGCTTCCCGGGAGTAATCAACCAACCATTGCTCCCATGAAACAACTTTGCATTTTAGCAGGACTCCTTTCACTCTATGGCCATGCCTGTACCTTCCAGCCCGATGCGCTTTCGTCGGAGGAAGAAATTCCGGCACAAGCGACTCCATCAGATACACTGCTATTAAGGTTTCCACCCCCGGCCGGTTATGAACTGGTTCCTGCAGCCAGGAACACCTTCGTTCACTTCCTGCACCACTTTCCTATGAAGCCGCACGGTAGCGCCGTATACTTGTATGATGGCCGCCTGAAAGCCAATCAGCAAGTTCATGCGGGTGTTCTGGATATTGATGTGGGCAAACGCGATCTCCAGCAATGTGCCGATGCCGTGATGCGGCTGCGTGCTGAATATCTTTTTCAAACAAAACAACCTCAACTGATCAGCTTTAATTTTGTGAACGGATTCTCCGCAACATACAGCAGGTGGGCAAACGGGGAACGTATCCAGTTTAACGGGAACCATTGTTCCTGGAAGGCGGGCGCCGCGGCAGACCATTCCTACATCAATTTCAGAAAATACCTTGATATCGTCTTCGCTTATGCCAGCACGATATCCCTGAGCAAACAACTCCAT encodes the following:
- a CDS encoding YihY/virulence factor BrkB family protein — its product is MKFVSSTIQILRNTFRELVSNDPLRMAGATAFFTTFALPPILIIIIQLLGSIFGKKSIGGQLFRQLDQMLGQESALQILETLRAFRSLAENPFITIGGFIFLLFVATTLFRVIKNSINQIWKVKVGKKKVLQTLTSRLKSVGVIVSAGLLLFIGVIAEAANVFLAGYLEKLLPQMAVYFNSVLSYFISIIIVTVWFVLVFHFLPDGRAPLRTTIVGGIVTSIAFNIGKLILRWLLNYSNISTIFGTSSAIVLILLFVFYTALIFYFGAAFTKIWGEFSGRPVKPLPHAVKYRLTETDINTN
- a CDS encoding DUF4846 domain-containing protein; this translates as MKQLCILAGLLSLYGHACTFQPDALSSEEEIPAQATPSDTLLLRFPPPAGYELVPAARNTFVHFLHHFPMKPHGSAVYLYDGRLKANQQVHAGVLDIDVGKRDLQQCADAVMRLRAEYLFQTKQPQLISFNFVNGFSATYSRWANGERIQFNGNHCSWKAGAAADHSYINFRKYLDIVFAYASTISLSKQLHRKPIAQLEAGDVFIEAGSPGHAVIVMAVAREKTFGKKIFLLAQSYMPAQDIHILVNKENRKLSPWYEVPEDGILQTPEWRFNTANNIYGF